In Acipenser ruthenus chromosome 16, fAciRut3.2 maternal haplotype, whole genome shotgun sequence, the following proteins share a genomic window:
- the LOC117412134 gene encoding ras-related protein Rab-9B — protein MSGKSLLLKVILLGDGGVGKSSLMNRYVTNKFDSQSFHTIGVEFLNRDLEVDGRFVTLQIWDTAGQERFKSLRTPFYRGADCCLLTFSVDDHQSFENLGCWKKEFIFYSDVKEPERFPFVILGNKVDKSERQVTTEEAQVWCQENGSYPYFETSAKDDTNVEVAFEEAVRQVLAVEEQLEHSILGNTIDLHGNRKASSSSCC, from the coding sequence ATGAGCGGAAAGTCGCTGCTGCTGAAAGTGATCTTGCTGGGGGACGGCGGGGTGGGGAAGAGCTCCCTGATGAACAGGTACGTCACAAACAAGTTCGACTCGCAGTCCTTCCACACCATTGGGGTGGAGTTCCTGAACCGGGACCTGGAGGTGGACGGGCGCTTCGTCACACTGCAAATCTGGGACACGGCCGGGCAGGAGCGATTCAAGAGCCTGCGTACTCCCTTCTACCGCGGGGCCGACTGCTGCCTGCTCACCTTCAGCGTGGACGACCACCAGAGCTTCGAAAACCTGGGTTGCTGGAAGAAAGAGTTCATCTTCTACTCTGACGTGAAGGAGCCAGAGAGATTCCCCTTTGTCATCCTGGGGAACAAAGTGGACAAGAGCGAGAGGCAGGTGACCACAGAGGAAGCCCAGGTCTGGTGCCAAGAAAACGGCAGCTACCCCTATTTCGAAACGAGCGCCAAGGACGACACAAATGTGGAGGTGGCTTTTGAAGAGGCTGTGAGGCAGGTACTGGCTGTGGAGGAGCAGCTGGAGCACTCCATTCTGGGGAACACCATCGACCTCCACGGCAACCGCAAAGCTTCCTCTTCTTCCTGCTGCTGA
- the LOC117412663 gene encoding alpha-(1,3)-fucosyltransferase 11-like codes for MEMRITKEPAGCWRVLTLSLLWMHLSLSQGHLNQDTMETDVFEPASAFSDLEFGALNTYMGPGNNDTRSNKELPIILWWSASLFPHFPGQTERIDCPRASCLVTKNRKVQLYKRTKSIIFYGTDFRAYEAPLPRLPHQTWALFHEESPMNNYLLSHSPGIRLFNYTATFRRESDYPLSLQWLPSLDYLTGPAVSLQEKNRWRRDGLAPVLYMQSHCDVPSDRDRYVQELMKYIQIDSYGKCLNNKKFPSQRLEDTSTATMEDDEFMSFVSRYKFHLALENGICSDYMTEKLWRPMYQGAVPVYRGSPSVLDWMPNNHSIVLIDDFPSPKDLADFLLSLDRNDVEYLRYLKYKQPGGITNHFLVDSMERREWGVNDMSKPNYLNGFECLVCDRENERQVAERAHKRAPLSVPLPEPRIATNSHMGCPLPTPGYGKVEDLTENDSWMQMWPQDYWQSLDQAEGLEAMILHNETDPGKLWDYIHDMMMKRGRRH; via the exons ATGGAGATGCGAATCACCAAAGAACCTGCAGGATGCTGGAGAGTCCTCACCCTGTCTTTGCTCTGGATGCACCTCTCCCTGTCCCAAGGGCACCTGAACCAAGACACCATGGAAACGGATGTATTTGAGCCAGCCAGCGCCTTCTCGGACCTGGAGTTTGGGGCTTTAAATACATACATGGGCCCTGGCAACAACGACACCAGGAGCAACAAGGAGCTGCCCATCATTCTGTGGTGGAGTGCCAGCCTCTTTCCCCATTTCCCCGGTCAGACTGAGAGAATCGACTGCCCCAGAGCTTCCTGTCTGGTCACCAAAAACAGGAAGGTGCAGCTGTACAAACGGACCAAATCCATTATCTTCTACGGGACAGATTTCCGTGCTTACGAGGCCCCCCTGCCACGCTTACCCCACCAGACCTGGGCGCTCTTCCATGAAGAGTCGCCCATGAACAACTACCTACTGTCACACTCTCCTGGAATCCGGTTGTTTAACTACACTGCCACCTTCAGACGGGAGTCTGACTATCCTCTCTCCCTGCAGTGGCTGCCTTCCCTGGACTATCTGACCGGGCCAGCGGTCTCGCTACAGGAGAAGAACCGCTGGAGACGGGATGGGTTGGCTCCGGTGCTCTACATGCAGTCTCACTGCGACGTGCCCTCAGACCGGGACAGATATGTTCAGGAGCTCATGAAGTACATCCAG atTGACTCTTACGGGAAGTGCCTAAACAACAAAAAGTTTCCCAGCCAGAGACTGGAGGACACCTCCACTGCCACTATGGAGGACGACGAGTTCATGAGCTTTGTATCGCGCTACAAGTTCCACCTGGCTCTGGAGAATGGTATCTGCAGCGACTACATGACGGAGAAGCTGTGGCGGCCCATGTACCAGGGAGCCGTGCCCGTGTACCGCGGCTCCCCCTCCGTCTTAGACTGGATGCCCAACAACCACTCCATCGTCCTGATCGACGACTTCCCCTCCCCGAAGGACCTGGCAGACTTCCTGCTCTCTCTGGACCGCAATGATGTGGAATATCTGCGCTACCTGAAGTACAAGCAGCCCGGGGGAATCACCAACCACTTCCTGGTGGACAGCATGGAGAGGCGAGAGTGGGGGGTGAACGACATGAGCAAACCCAACTATCTCAACGGCTTTGAGTGTCTTGTGTGCGACCGTGAGAATGAGAGGCAAGTGGCAGAGAGAGCCCACAAGAGGGCACCGCTAAGCGTGCCACTCCCAGAGCCCAGGATTGCCACAAATAGCCACATGGGATGCCCACTGCCCACACCAGGCTATGGGAAAGTGGAAGACCTCACAGAGAATGACAG TTGGATGCAGATGTGGCCACAAGACTACTGGCAGAGCCTGGACCAGGCTGAGGGGCTGGAGGCCATGATTCTCCATAACGAGACAGACCCTGGGAAGCTGTGGGATTACATCCATGACATGATGATGAAGAGGGGCAGGCGTCACTGA